The following coding sequences lie in one Lolium perenne isolate Kyuss_39 chromosome 2, Kyuss_2.0, whole genome shotgun sequence genomic window:
- the LOC127334160 gene encoding peroxidase 1 — protein MATSRSFCGSSNITMLAAALLLLLSTSAVAQLDVGYYSNSCPHVEQIVREEMLGILQEAPTLAGPFLRLHFHDCFVRGCDASVLIDSTDVANKPAEKDAPPNKSLRGFGAVQRVKDRLQSACPNTVSCADVLALMARDAVVLAGGPTWPVALGRRDGRVSIANETNQLPPPTSNFTRLSKMFAAKGLDAKDIVVLSGGHTLGTARCVSFTDRLYNFTGANNPSDVDPALDTAYMAKLKSYCRSLADNTTLAEMDPGSFLTFDAGYYRLVAKRRGILHSDSALLEHPTTRAYVERQATGLFAAEFFRDFAESMIKMGNIGVLTGDQGEIRSKCYAVNK, from the coding sequence ATGGCCACCTCGAGGTCTTTCTGTGGAAGCAGCAACATCACAATGCTGGCCGCCGCTCTGCTCCTTCTCCTGTCGACCTCCGCCGTGGCTCAGCTGGACGTCGGCTACTACAGCAATTCTTGCCCGCACGTCGAGCAGATCGTCCGGGAGGAGATGCTCGGCATACTCCAGGAGGCGCCCACGCTCGCCGGACCCTTCCTCCGCCTCCACTTTCACGACTGCTTCGTCCGGGGATGCGACGCCTCCGTGCTGATCGACTCCACCGACGTCGCCAACAAGCCCGCCGAGAAGGACGCGCCGCCCAACAAGAGCCTCCGCGGCTTCGGCGCCGTGCAGCGCGTCAAGGACAGGCTCCAGTCCGCGTGTCCTAACACCGTCTCCTGCGCCGACGTGCTCGCGCTCATGGCCCGCGACGCCGTCGTGCTCGCCGGAGGCCCCACGTGGCCCGTCGCGCTCGGCCGGAGGGACGGCCGCGTCTCCATCGCCAACGAGACCAACCAGCTTCCCCCGCCCACCTCCAACTTCACCCGCCTCTCCAAGATGTTCGCCGCAAAGGGCCTCGACGCCAAGGACATCGTCGTGCTCTCCGGCGGGCACACACTCGGCACCGCCCGCTGCGTCTCGTTCACCGACCGGCTGTACAACTTCACCGGCGCCAACAACCCGTCCGACGTGGACCCGGCGCTGGACACCGCGTACATGGCCAAGCTGAAGTCTTATTGCCGTAGCCTCGCCGACAACACCACTCTAGCCGAGATGGACCCCGGCAGCTTCCTCACCTTCGACGCCGGCTACTACCGCCTCGTCGCCAAGCGCAGGGGCATCCTCCACTCCGACTCCGCGCTCCTCGAGCACCCGACCACCAGGGCCTACGTCGAGCGCCAGGCCACCGGGCTCTTCGCCGCCGAGTTCTTCCGCGACTTCGCCGAGTCCATGATCAAGATGGGCAACATCGGCGTGCTCACCGGGGACCAGGGCGAGATCAGGAGCAAGTGCTACGCCGTCAACAAATAA